The nucleotide window AAAGACGAGGCTTCGTGGAGACTGTTTCTATTCTGATGATCGATTGCGTCGGCGGTGTCGTTCCACGTAAAATTCTCATCCTCGCAGCACAGGAGAGTTCTAAAACATTGAACTACGTTGGAGGCCATGCGGGAGGAAATTGTAAAGCCGCAGCACACTGTTAATTATTCGAGAGATACCTGGTTCGAGAGTAATCACTCTTTTCAAAAAACGTACCCTTTCAGAACTCCTGTTAGCATAATGAGCgcgtataaaaaaaagaaacggtcGAATCGATATTGAAAATCGCAACGAAATTTTATGGTTTCGCGAGTATAACTTGGTTTACGTGTGGTGGTCAGTATATTGTTTATCTCGCGTGTTTTGCCGCCCTCATTGATAATCACTTCAGCCGTAAGCGCGTGGCGGGTGCACAACAAGTTCTGCGAGATCCATCTCCGATGAACACACCACCGGGTTTCCCGTGAAAAAGCCGATATCGCGCATGCTCCCGCCTCGGTTGACTTATTGTTGTACCCTGAAGTATATTTACTtgaacattataattatattctgGCGCCCTTCGCCCGGCTAACTCGATTAAAGATGCAATAAAAGCTCGGCCCAGGGTAAACTAATAAATTTGCGGAGACCATGCCACGCCGGGGCACTATGCGTACAGCGGGACGACTGATAATTGAGACGGACGACACGGAATATTCGAAAATATCGTCCCATCGAGATAAAGCGGTCTCATGGAAGAAAACTGTAAATTGGTTGTATACCTTCACTTTCTCCGCGCTATTTTCTGAAAAGGACGTCTGGTTAATAGATGAGCTATAGATTGCTAAATATTAAGTCTTAAGTGGGGTCGACCGGTATAAAATCACAGTGACACAGCTCCTCCTCTGCTCGGCTCTTAATTTGGAAGCAATTCACGCCACCGGCTGGTTCTAATGAAAATCCAGTCATCATGAAGCCAATCGCGCTAGGATGCATCTTTTGGTAATGGAAAAATGCTTTTAGTCGCCTGAACCGGATAAACACGTTGTTCTTAAGTTAATCGTTTGTTATTCTGCTTAGGACAGTGCAATTCGTCAACATCTACATCGTTGCGTCGAGGACCCTAGGATCGGATGATTCCTGCCCTTGTGTTCCTTCCACCAAGTGTTCAGTTGATGTTCAGCTTGTCGTCGATAAGCAAGTGTTGATATTGCCTTGTGAAAGCAGGGATTTAGTAAGATGTTGTTCAACGGTTCCGAGATCGATAGAATCGGCGCGTGCGATCGTATCTCCATGGGATTCGAAGAACACGCTATCGCAAACGTACGAAACAGAAACAGTTTCAACTGAATTAAACATCCCGACGCATATTGAGGACAGCGTTGAAGAGGATGAAACGACCGAGTCGCGGACCAACGTGCCTTTCCTCGAAGTATCCACTTGGGACATACCAGTGAATATCCATGAAGCTGAAGGCCTTAATGACGAGGATAAGAATGCGGATGAAAGTAAAACTGCTACTTCTGCTAATTCAACTGACGAGTCCACAGAGATGACGCAAAACGTACAAGATGGTATGGGCACTACAGATGTAAACCAGGTGCCGTTGCATCATCCGAGAACGGAATCGCCTCCAGCGTCAAGGCTTGTTGAAATACAGAAAAAGAAATTGTCGAATTCTCGGAGAACTGTTAGCTCCACAGCTTCAAAAGATGTGAAGCAAGGTCTTCAAATAACGAAGAAAGGTCGATTGGCATCGCCGGTTCAACTGTTTCAGCTGGACGAAGGGGAACCGTATGTAGAAGACCTGATTCGTGAAGTGAGAGTGTTTGAAAGTCGTAGAACAGCACCGAGGCGACCGGATCTGCTTCTAAATACCGCAAGAAGAATAAACTTCGTCACTTCGAAAGCGGTAGTTTTGAACAAAAGCTATTTTAATACGAACCTTCGAGTCCTACCGACAGCCAAGAGCACGTCTGAAAAAGTCAGCGATCTCGTGAAGCAGAAAACATTATTAGAGACGGTTCTCACGCCCGATGGAGTATCCGCTCAAGCGATCAACGAAAATGCAAGCTCAGTGAGCGAACTTGATATGGCACAACGTGACGATACGTCGATTAGAAATTTATCACACCCGGAAGACATCGACGATGTGAAACGAGTCGCTCGCAGTCATGCCTCGGAACCGAATGAAGAGCCCAAGGGAGGCAGAACATCCAAATCTTTATCTTCGAGAGCGAAaaaagggaatcaaatggaagCCGAAGCTGCTTCTGTGAAACCCTTCAAAAGACCACCGAGGGTGTTGCCTGTAAGACATCTTTCCAAGGAAGAGAACGACTCGAATAAGTTTGCGAACTCGAGAGAGCGAGCCATAAGTTTATTCAACAAGTCCAATGAGGCGAGAAGAAAACAAGTATCTCTTCTTGCCAACAGGAACGATTCGACTCTGACCAAAACGAATTCGTCGAAATCGAATTCCACAACCTCGGATGAAATTGAAACTGGAAGCAGCTTGGATGGGAAAGTGAATTTATTGATCAAAGAAAAGTTCCTAAATTAGCCGATGAAGGTCATGAGGATGTAGAAAAAGaaggaaataaaaatgtataatcGAGTAATGCAAGATGGGTTTGATCAATTATAAAACCAAGTCATCGATGGCTGTTGCACTAAAACGGAAGGAccatgttcttttttttt belongs to Megalopta genalis isolate 19385.01 chromosome 1, iyMegGena1_principal, whole genome shotgun sequence and includes:
- the LOC117217946 gene encoding uncharacterized protein LOC117217946, with amino-acid sequence MKPIALGCIFWTVQFVNIYIVASRTLGSDDSCPCVPSTKCSVDVQLVVDKQVLILPCESRDLVRCCSTVPRSIESARAIVSPWDSKNTLSQTYETETVSTELNIPTHIEDSVEEDETTESRTNVPFLEVSTWDIPVNIHEAEGLNDEDKNADESKTATSANSTDESTEMTQNVQDGMGTTDVNQVPLHHPRTESPPASRLVEIQKKKLSNSRRTVSSTASKDVKQGLQITKKGRLASPVQLFQLDEGEPYVEDLIREVRVFESRRTAPRRPDLLLNTARRINFVTSKAVVLNKSYFNTNLRVLPTAKSTSEKVSDLVKQKTLLETVLTPDGVSAQAINENASSVSELDMAQRDDTSIRNLSHPEDIDDVKRVARSHASEPNEEPKGGRTSKSLSSRAKKGNQMEAEAASVKPFKRPPRVLPVRHLSKEENDSNKFANSRERAISLFNKSNEARRKQVSLLANRNDSTLTKTNSSKSNSTTSDEIETGSSLDGKVNLLIKEKFLN